The following proteins are encoded in a genomic region of Oncorhynchus masou masou isolate Uvic2021 chromosome 19, UVic_Omas_1.1, whole genome shotgun sequence:
- the atp5mj gene encoding ATP synthase subunit ATP5MPL, mitochondrial, with protein sequence MAGRVFSSWWAKMSPYYTGAYQEMWVGLGVMTYLYYKVSYGGKKAVKGKPAH encoded by the exons ATGGCAGGACGTGTATTTTCAAGCTGGTGGGCCAAGATGAGCCCTTACTACACTGGGGCGTACCAGGAGATGTGGGTCGGCCTGGGTGTCATGACATACCTGTACTACAAAGTCTCTTATGGGG GAAAGAAAGCAGTTAAAGGAA agCCTGCACATTGA